A region from the Pseudomonas sp. P8_229 genome encodes:
- a CDS encoding F0F1 ATP synthase subunit epsilon: MAMTVHCDIVSAEGEIFSGLVEMVIAHGALGDLGIALGHAPLITNLKPGPIRLIKQGGEAEVFYISGGFLEVQPNMVKVLADTVQRAADLDEAQAQAALKAAEAALHEKSADFDYGAASARLAEAAAQLRTVQQIRKKFGG, encoded by the coding sequence ATGGCTATGACAGTCCATTGCGATATCGTCAGCGCGGAAGGGGAAATCTTTTCCGGCCTGGTCGAGATGGTGATTGCGCACGGTGCACTGGGTGATCTTGGTATCGCTCTGGGTCACGCGCCGCTGATCACTAATCTGAAGCCAGGTCCGATCCGCCTGATCAAGCAAGGCGGGGAAGCCGAGGTGTTCTACATCTCCGGTGGTTTCCTCGAGGTTCAGCCGAACATGGTCAAGGTTCTTGCCGACACTGTGCAACGTGCCGCCGACCTGGATGAAGCTCAGGCTCAAGCAGCTCTCAAGGCTGCCGAGGCTGCTTTGCACGAAAAGAGCGCAGATTTCGACTACGGAGCTGCGTCCGCACGTCTGGCCGAGGCTGCAGCTCAGCTGCGCACCGTCCAGCAGATCCGCAAGAAGTTTGGCGGTTAA
- the atpD gene encoding F0F1 ATP synthase subunit beta — MSSGRIVQIIGAVIDVEFPRDSVPSIYNALKVKSDAGTTLEVQQQLGDGVVRTIAMGSTEGLKRGLEVTDSGAAISVPVGKATLGRIMDVLGNPIDEAGPIDTEERWGIHRPAPSFAEQAGGNDLLETGIKVIDLVCPFAKGGKVGLFGGAGVGKTVNMMELIRNIAIEHSGYSVFAGVGERTREGNDFYHEMKDSNVLDKVALVYGQMNEPPGNRLRVALTGLTMAEKFRDEGNDVLLFVDNIYRYTLAGTEVSALLGRMPSAVGYQPTLAEEMGVLQERITSTKEGSITSIQAVYVPADDLTDPSPATTFAHLDATVVLSRDIASLGIYPAVDPLDSTSRQLDPNVIGQDHYDTARGVQYVLQRYKELKDIIAILGMDELSEADKQLVNRARKIQRFLSQPFFVAEVFTGASGKYVSLKDTIAGFKGILNGDYDHLPEQAFYMVGGIEEAIEKAKKL, encoded by the coding sequence ATGAGTAGCGGACGTATCGTTCAAATCATCGGCGCCGTTATCGACGTGGAATTTCCACGCGACAGCGTACCGAGCATCTACAACGCTTTGAAAGTTAAAAGCGATGCCGGCACCACTCTGGAAGTTCAGCAGCAGCTGGGCGACGGCGTGGTTCGTACCATTGCGATGGGTTCCACCGAGGGCTTGAAGCGCGGTCTGGAAGTTACCGATTCTGGCGCAGCCATCTCCGTACCGGTCGGTAAAGCGACCCTGGGCCGGATCATGGACGTCCTCGGTAACCCGATCGACGAAGCTGGCCCGATCGACACCGAAGAGCGTTGGGGCATTCACCGTCCAGCGCCTTCGTTCGCTGAACAGGCAGGCGGCAACGACCTGCTGGAAACCGGCATCAAGGTTATCGACCTGGTTTGCCCGTTTGCCAAAGGCGGTAAAGTCGGTCTGTTCGGTGGTGCCGGTGTAGGCAAAACCGTAAACATGATGGAACTGATCCGTAACATCGCCATCGAGCACAGCGGTTATTCCGTGTTCGCCGGTGTGGGTGAGCGTACTCGTGAGGGTAACGACTTCTACCACGAGATGAAGGACTCCAACGTTCTGGACAAAGTGGCACTGGTTTACGGTCAGATGAACGAGCCGCCGGGTAACCGTCTGCGCGTAGCACTGACCGGCCTGACCATGGCCGAGAAGTTCCGTGACGAAGGTAACGACGTTCTGCTGTTCGTCGACAACATCTATCGTTACACCCTGGCCGGTACTGAAGTATCCGCACTGCTGGGCCGTATGCCTTCGGCAGTAGGTTACCAGCCGACCCTGGCTGAAGAGATGGGCGTTCTGCAAGAACGTATCACTTCGACCAAGGAAGGTTCGATCACATCGATCCAGGCGGTATACGTACCTGCGGACGACTTGACCGACCCGTCGCCAGCGACCACCTTCGCCCACTTGGACGCCACCGTCGTTCTGTCCCGTGACATCGCTTCCCTGGGTATCTACCCAGCGGTAGATCCACTGGATTCGACTTCGCGCCAGCTGGACCCGAACGTAATTGGCCAGGACCACTACGACACCGCTCGCGGCGTTCAGTACGTTCTGCAACGTTACAAAGAGCTGAAGGACATCATCGCGATCCTGGGTATGGACGAGCTGTCGGAAGCCGACAAGCAGTTGGTAAACCGTGCTCGTAAGATCCAGCGCTTCTTGTCGCAGCCGTTCTTCGTGGCTGAAGTCTTCACCGGTGCTTCGGGTAAATACGTTTCCCTGAAAGACACCATTGCTGGCTTCAAAGGCATCCTCAACGGTGACTACGACCACCTGCCAGAACAAGCGTTCTACATGGTTGGCGGCATCGAAGAAGCGATCGAGAAAGCCAAGAAACTGTAA
- the atpG gene encoding F0F1 ATP synthase subunit gamma: MAGAKEIRSKIASIKSTQKITSAMEKVAVSKMRKAQMRMAASRPYAERIRQVIGHLANANPEYRHPFMIDRAIKRVGYVVVSSDRGLCGGLNTNLFKALVKDMAVNRENGVEIDLCVVGSKGAAFFRNFGGNVVAAISHLGEEPSINDLIGSVKVMLDAYLDGRIDRLSVVSNKFINTMTQQPTVEQLIPLVATPDQDLKHHWDYLYEPDAKELLDGLMVRYVESQVYQAVVENNAAEQAARMIAMKNATDNAGDLISDLQLIYNKARQAAITQEISEIVGGAAAV; encoded by the coding sequence ATGGCAGGCGCAAAAGAGATTCGCAGTAAGATTGCGAGCATCAAAAGCACGCAAAAGATTACCAGCGCCATGGAAAAAGTGGCGGTCAGCAAAATGCGCAAGGCACAAATGCGCATGGCTGCTAGCCGTCCTTATGCGGAGCGTATCCGCCAGGTTATTGGGCATCTGGCCAACGCCAACCCGGAATACCGCCACCCGTTCATGATCGACCGCGCTATCAAGCGTGTTGGTTATGTCGTTGTGAGCAGTGACCGTGGTCTGTGCGGCGGCTTGAATACCAACCTGTTCAAGGCCCTGGTCAAGGACATGGCGGTAAACCGCGAAAACGGCGTCGAGATTGATCTGTGTGTCGTTGGTAGCAAGGGTGCGGCCTTTTTCCGCAACTTCGGCGGTAACGTCGTTGCAGCTATCAGCCACCTGGGTGAAGAGCCGTCGATCAATGATCTGATCGGCAGCGTCAAGGTGATGCTGGATGCCTACCTGGACGGCCGTATTGACCGCCTGTCCGTGGTGTCCAACAAGTTCATCAACACCATGACGCAACAGCCTACCGTGGAGCAGTTGATTCCACTGGTGGCCACCCCGGATCAGGATCTCAAGCACCACTGGGACTATCTCTACGAACCGGATGCCAAAGAGCTGCTTGACGGCTTGATGGTCCGCTACGTTGAGTCGCAGGTCTACCAGGCGGTGGTCGAGAACAACGCGGCTGAACAAGCTGCGCGGATGATCGCGATGAAGAACGCTACCGACAACGCCGGTGATTTGATCAGCGATTTGCAGCTGATCTACAACAAGGCGCGTCAGGCTGCGATCACCCAAGAGATCTCGGAAATCGTCGGCGGCGCTGCCGCGGTTTAA
- the atpA gene encoding F0F1 ATP synthase subunit alpha: protein MQQLNPSEISEIIKGRIDKLDVTSQARNEGTVVSVSDGIVRIHGLADVMYGEMIEFPGGVYGMALNLEQDSVGAVVLGAYQSLAEGMSAKCTGRILEVPVGKELLGRVVDALGNPVDGKGPLGNTETDAVEKVAPGVIWRKSVDQPVQTGYKAVDAMIPVGRGQRELIIGDRQIGKTALAIDAIINQKDSGIFCVYVAIGQKQSTIANVVRKLEENGALANTIIVAASASESPALQFLAPYSGCTMGEFFRDRGEDALIVYDDLSKQAVAYRQISLLLRRPPGREAYPGDVFYLHSRLLERASRVSEEYVEKFTNGAVTGKTGSLTALPIIETQAGDVSAFVPTNVISITDGQIFLESAMFNSGIRPAVNAGVSVSRVGGAAQTKIIKKLSGGIRTALAQYRELAAFAQFASDLDEATRKQLEHGQRVTELMKQKQYAPMSIADMALSLYAAERGFLTDIEIAKIGSFEQALIAFFNRDHADLMAKINVKGDFNDEIDAGMKAGIEKFKATQTW from the coding sequence ATGCAGCAACTCAATCCTTCCGAAATAAGTGAAATTATCAAGGGCCGCATCGACAAGCTCGATGTGACCTCCCAAGCCCGTAACGAAGGCACTGTCGTCAGCGTATCTGACGGCATCGTGCGGATTCACGGTCTGGCCGACGTAATGTACGGCGAGATGATCGAGTTTCCGGGCGGCGTCTACGGTATGGCCCTCAACCTGGAGCAAGACTCCGTAGGTGCCGTTGTACTCGGCGCTTACCAGTCTCTGGCTGAAGGCATGAGCGCCAAGTGCACTGGCCGCATCCTCGAAGTTCCGGTGGGTAAGGAACTGCTGGGTCGCGTAGTCGACGCACTGGGTAACCCTGTTGACGGCAAAGGTCCACTGGGCAACACCGAGACCGACGCGGTCGAGAAAGTTGCACCGGGCGTGATCTGGCGTAAGTCGGTAGACCAGCCTGTACAGACTGGCTACAAGGCTGTCGATGCCATGATCCCTGTCGGCCGCGGCCAGCGTGAGCTGATCATCGGTGACCGTCAGATCGGTAAAACCGCTCTGGCGATCGACGCGATCATCAACCAGAAAGACAGCGGCATTTTCTGCGTCTACGTAGCAATCGGTCAGAAACAATCGACCATCGCCAACGTGGTTCGCAAGCTGGAAGAAAACGGCGCCCTGGCCAACACCATCATCGTGGCTGCCAGTGCTTCGGAATCTCCTGCGCTGCAATTCCTGGCACCGTACTCCGGTTGCACCATGGGTGAATTTTTCCGCGACCGCGGTGAAGACGCGCTGATCGTTTATGACGATCTGTCCAAGCAAGCAGTGGCTTACCGCCAGATTTCCCTGCTGCTGCGCCGTCCACCAGGCCGTGAAGCTTACCCAGGCGACGTGTTCTATCTCCACTCCCGTCTGCTGGAGCGCGCATCCCGCGTTTCGGAAGAGTACGTAGAGAAGTTCACCAACGGCGCAGTGACCGGCAAAACCGGTTCCCTGACTGCACTGCCGATCATCGAAACCCAGGCTGGCGACGTTTCCGCGTTCGTTCCGACCAACGTGATTTCCATCACCGACGGTCAGATCTTCCTGGAATCGGCCATGTTCAACTCGGGCATCCGCCCTGCAGTGAACGCCGGTGTTTCGGTATCCCGTGTGGGTGGTGCCGCTCAGACCAAGATCATCAAGAAGCTGTCCGGTGGTATCCGTACCGCTCTGGCTCAGTACCGTGAACTGGCGGCATTCGCCCAGTTCGCTTCTGACCTGGACGAAGCGACCCGTAAGCAACTTGAGCATGGTCAGCGCGTTACCGAGCTGATGAAGCAGAAGCAATACGCACCGATGTCGATCGCTGACATGGCGCTGTCGCTGTATGCCGCTGAGCGTGGGTTCCTGACTGACATTGAAATCGCCAAGATCGGCAGCTTCGAACAAGCGCTGATTGCTTTCTTCAACCGCGATCACGCCGATTTGATGGCCAAGATCAACGTTAAAGGTGACTTCAATGACGAAATCGACGCTGGCATGAAAGCCGGTATCGAGAAGTTCAAGGCCACCCAAACCTGGTAA
- a CDS encoding F0F1 ATP synthase subunit delta: protein MAELTTLARPYAKAAFEHAQAHQQLANWSAMLGLAAAVSQDDTMQRVLKAPRLTSAEKAATFIDVCGDKFDAKAQNFINVVAENDRLPLLPEIAALFDLYKAEQEKSVDVEVTSAFALNQEQQDKLAKVLSARLNREVRLQVAEDAALIGGVVIRAGDLVIDGSIRGKIAKLAEALKS, encoded by the coding sequence ATGGCAGAACTGACCACGTTGGCCCGACCTTACGCTAAGGCGGCCTTCGAGCACGCTCAGGCCCACCAGCAACTGGCCAATTGGTCAGCCATGCTCGGCCTGGCTGCAGCGGTGTCACAAGATGACACCATGCAGCGCGTGCTCAAGGCCCCGCGACTGACGAGCGCAGAAAAGGCCGCCACGTTTATTGACGTGTGCGGCGACAAGTTTGATGCCAAGGCACAGAACTTCATCAATGTCGTTGCCGAAAACGACCGTCTCCCGCTTCTGCCGGAGATTGCCGCTCTTTTCGACCTGTACAAGGCCGAACAAGAGAAGTCGGTAGACGTTGAAGTGACCAGTGCATTTGCATTGAACCAAGAACAGCAAGACAAACTCGCCAAGGTTCTCAGTGCACGACTCAACCGGGAAGTGCGCCTGCAAGTTGCGGAGGATGCTGCCCTTATAGGTGGTGTCGTTATCCGCGCCGGCGACCTGGTTATCGATGGCTCGATTCGCGGCAAAATCGCGAAACTTGCCGAAGCATTGAAATCTTGA
- a CDS encoding F0F1 ATP synthase subunit B: MNINATLIGQSVAFLIFVLFCMKFVWPPVIAALHERQKKIADGLDAASRAARDLELAQEKAGQQLREAKAQAAEIIEQAKKRGNQIVEEAVEKARVDADRVKVQAQAEIEQELNSVKDKLRAQVGLLAVGGAEKILGATIDQNAHAELVNQLAAEI; encoded by the coding sequence GTGAACATTAATGCGACCCTGATTGGCCAGTCCGTTGCGTTCCTGATTTTTGTACTGTTCTGCATGAAGTTCGTATGGCCTCCGGTCATCGCTGCTCTGCACGAACGTCAAAAGAAGATCGCTGATGGTCTGGACGCTGCCAGCCGTGCAGCTCGCGACCTGGAGTTGGCCCAAGAGAAAGCGGGTCAGCAACTGCGCGAAGCGAAAGCTCAGGCAGCTGAAATCATCGAGCAAGCCAAGAAACGCGGTAACCAGATTGTCGAAGAGGCCGTTGAAAAGGCCCGTGTCGACGCTGACCGTGTGAAGGTTCAGGCTCAAGCCGAGATCGAACAGGAACTGAACAGTGTCAAAGACAAGCTGCGCGCCCAAGTGGGCTTGCTGGCTGTCGGCGGCGCCGAGAAGATCCTGGGTGCCACAATCGATCAAAACGCGCACGCAGAGCTGGTTAACCAACTGGCTGCTGAAATCTAA
- the atpE gene encoding F0F1 ATP synthase subunit C translates to METVVGLTAIAVALLIGLGALGTAIGFGLLGGKFLEGAARQPEMVPMLQVKMFIVAGLLDAVTMIGVGIALFFTFANPFVGQIAG, encoded by the coding sequence ATGGAAACTGTAGTTGGTCTAACCGCTATCGCTGTTGCACTGTTGATCGGCCTGGGCGCACTGGGTACCGCAATTGGTTTCGGCCTGCTGGGCGGCAAGTTCCTGGAAGGCGCAGCGCGTCAGCCAGAAATGGTTCCAATGCTGCAAGTTAAAATGTTCATCGTTGCCGGTCTGCTCGACGCCGTAACCATGATCGGTGTTGGTATCGCTCTGTTCTTCACCTTTGCGAACCCGTTCGTTGGTCAGATCGCTGGCTAA
- the atpB gene encoding F0F1 ATP synthase subunit A has product MAETTASGYIQHHLQNLTFGQLPNGGWGFAHSAAEAKEMGFWAFHVDTLGWSVALGLIFVFLFRMAAKKATSGQPGALQNFVEVLVEFVDGSVKDSFHGRSPVIAPLALTIFVWVFLMNAVDLVPVDWIPQLAILITGDHHIPFRAVSTTDPNATLGMAFSVFALIIFYSIKVKGLGGFIGELTLHPFGSKNIFVQALLIPVNFLLEFVTLIAKPISLALRLFGNMYAGELVFILIAVMFGSGLLWLSGLGVVLQWAWAVFHILIITLQAFIFMMLTIVYLSMAHEENH; this is encoded by the coding sequence ATGGCAGAAACAACCGCTTCGGGCTATATCCAGCACCACTTGCAGAACCTGACCTTCGGTCAGCTACCTAACGGCGGCTGGGGCTTTGCCCATTCCGCAGCAGAAGCCAAAGAAATGGGCTTCTGGGCTTTCCACGTCGATACCCTCGGCTGGTCGGTCGCACTGGGCCTGATTTTCGTTTTCCTTTTCCGCATGGCGGCAAAGAAGGCGACTTCCGGTCAACCGGGTGCCCTGCAGAACTTCGTTGAAGTATTGGTCGAATTCGTCGATGGCAGCGTGAAAGACAGCTTCCATGGCCGTAGCCCGGTGATTGCACCGCTGGCACTGACCATCTTCGTCTGGGTGTTCCTGATGAACGCCGTCGACCTGGTACCGGTCGACTGGATTCCTCAGCTGGCCATCCTGATCACCGGCGACCACCACATCCCGTTCCGTGCCGTGTCGACTACCGACCCGAACGCGACCCTGGGCATGGCGTTCTCGGTTTTCGCACTGATCATTTTCTATAGCATCAAGGTCAAGGGCCTCGGCGGCTTCATCGGCGAACTGACCCTGCACCCGTTCGGCAGCAAGAACATCTTCGTACAAGCCCTGCTGATCCCGGTGAACTTCCTGCTGGAATTCGTGACCCTGATCGCCAAGCCGATCTCCCTGGCTCTGCGTCTGTTCGGCAACATGTATGCCGGCGAGCTGGTGTTCATTCTGATCGCTGTGATGTTCGGCAGCGGCCTGCTCTGGCTGAGCGGCCTGGGCGTTGTTCTGCAGTGGGCGTGGGCGGTGTTCCACATCCTGATCATCACCCTGCAGGCGTTCATCTTCATGATGCTGACCATCGTCTACCTGTCGATGGCGCACGAAGAAAACCATTAA
- a CDS encoding F0F1 ATP synthase subunit I yields METRKPNRLPFHRLAVFPVLMAQFVILLIAALALWQWHGVVAGYSGLCGGLIALLPNVYFAHKAFRFSGARAAQSIVRSFYAGEAGKLILTAVLFALVFAGVKPLAPIAVFGAFVLTQSVSWFAPLLMRTRLSRP; encoded by the coding sequence ATGGAAACCCGCAAGCCAAACCGCCTGCCGTTCCATCGCCTGGCGGTTTTTCCGGTGTTGATGGCTCAATTTGTCATTTTGCTCATTGCTGCTTTGGCGCTCTGGCAATGGCATGGAGTCGTTGCCGGATACTCGGGACTTTGCGGAGGCCTGATAGCCTTGCTGCCCAATGTTTATTTCGCTCACAAGGCATTTCGGTTTTCCGGCGCCCGAGCAGCCCAGTCCATCGTCCGGTCATTTTATGCCGGCGAGGCAGGCAAACTGATTTTGACGGCAGTGCTGTTTGCACTGGTGTTTGCAGGTGTGAAGCCATTGGCGCCGATCGCAGTATTCGGCGCTTTCGTGCTGACTCAGTCGGTCAGCTGGTTCGCTCCCCTGCTGATGAGAACAAGACTTTCGAGACCTTAG
- a CDS encoding ParB/RepB/Spo0J family partition protein encodes MAVKKRGLGRGLDALLSGPTVSALEEQAAQADTRELQHLPLDLLQRGKYQPRRDMDPQALEELAQSIKAQGVMQPIVVRPIGGGRFEIIAGERRWRASQQAGQETIPAMVRDVPDETAIAIALIENIQREDLNPIEEAVALQRLQQEFQLTQQQVAEAVGKSRVTVANLLRLIALPEVIKTMLSHGDLEMGHARALLGLPDNQQVEGARHVVARGLTVRQTEALVRQWLSGKPEPVEAAKPDPDIARLEQRLAERLGSAVQIRHGKKGKGQLVIGYNSLDELQGVLAHIR; translated from the coding sequence ATGGCCGTCAAGAAACGAGGTCTCGGACGTGGACTGGATGCACTGCTGAGTGGTCCGACTGTCAGCGCACTGGAAGAACAGGCCGCGCAGGCGGATACCCGTGAACTGCAACACCTGCCGCTGGACCTGCTGCAGCGTGGCAAATACCAGCCACGTCGCGACATGGACCCGCAGGCGCTCGAAGAGCTGGCGCAGTCGATCAAGGCACAAGGCGTGATGCAGCCGATTGTGGTTCGCCCGATTGGCGGTGGCCGTTTTGAGATCATTGCCGGTGAACGCCGCTGGCGCGCGAGTCAGCAGGCCGGGCAGGAAACCATTCCGGCCATGGTCCGCGATGTACCGGATGAAACCGCGATCGCCATTGCGCTGATCGAGAACATCCAGCGTGAAGACCTGAACCCGATCGAAGAAGCGGTCGCCCTGCAGCGTCTGCAGCAGGAATTTCAGCTCACTCAGCAACAGGTTGCCGAGGCTGTGGGTAAGTCCCGCGTCACTGTGGCTAACCTGTTACGGCTCATTGCACTGCCTGAAGTCATCAAGACCATGCTGTCCCATGGCGACCTGGAAATGGGTCATGCCCGTGCTTTGCTCGGCTTGCCGGACAATCAGCAGGTGGAAGGGGCGCGACATGTTGTCGCACGCGGCCTGACCGTGCGCCAGACTGAAGCACTGGTTCGCCAGTGGTTGAGTGGCAAACCGGAGCCTGTGGAAGCGGCCAAACCCGACCCGGACATCGCTCGTCTCGAACAGCGTCTGGCCGAGCGCCTAGGCTCTGCGGTGCAGATTCGCCACGGCAAGAAGGGAAAGGGTCAGTTGGTCATCGGTTACAACTCCCTCGATGAGCTTCAAGGTGTGCTCGCGCACATCCGCTGA
- a CDS encoding ParA family protein, producing the protein MAKVFAIANQKGGVGKTTTCINLAASLVATKRRVLLIDLDPQGNATMGSGVDKHGLENSVYDLLIGECDLAQAMHYSEHGGYQLLPANRDLTAAEVVLLEMQMKESRLRSALAPIRENYDYILIDCPPSLSMLTLNALVAADGVIIPMQCEYFALEGLSDLVDNIKRIAELLNPNLKVEGLLRTMYDPRLSLMNDVSAQLKEHFGEQLYDTVIPRNIRLAEAPSYGMPALAYDKQSRGALAYLALAGEMVRRQRKNSRIAAAQPT; encoded by the coding sequence ATGGCTAAGGTATTCGCGATAGCGAACCAGAAAGGTGGTGTGGGCAAGACCACCACCTGCATCAACCTCGCAGCATCCCTGGTCGCGACCAAGCGCCGGGTGCTGTTGATCGATCTCGATCCACAGGGCAACGCCACCATGGGTAGCGGTGTGGATAAACACGGCCTGGAAAACTCGGTTTACGACCTGCTGATCGGCGAATGCGATCTGGCCCAGGCCATGCACTACTCCGAGCACGGCGGTTATCAACTGCTGCCGGCCAACCGCGACCTGACCGCAGCCGAAGTGGTCCTGCTGGAAATGCAGATGAAGGAAAGCCGTCTGCGCAGCGCGCTGGCGCCGATCCGTGAGAACTACGATTACATTCTGATCGACTGCCCGCCGTCGCTGTCGATGCTCACGCTCAACGCACTGGTCGCCGCTGACGGGGTGATTATCCCCATGCAGTGCGAATACTTTGCGCTCGAAGGCTTGAGCGACCTTGTGGATAACATCAAGCGCATCGCTGAACTGCTGAACCCGAACCTGAAGGTCGAAGGTTTGCTGCGCACCATGTACGACCCGCGCCTGAGTCTGATGAACGATGTTTCGGCGCAGCTCAAGGAGCACTTCGGCGAGCAGCTCTACGACACAGTGATCCCGCGCAACATCCGCCTGGCCGAAGCGCCGAGCTACGGGATGCCGGCACTGGCCTACGACAAGCAATCGCGCGGCGCGCTGGCCTACCTGGCCCTGGCGGGCGAGATGGTTCGCCGTCAGCGCAAAAATTCACGCATCGCCGCTGCTCAGCCAACTTAA
- the rsmG gene encoding 16S rRNA (guanine(527)-N(7))-methyltransferase RsmG, whose translation MSSKVTSQHAEELSTGARELGVNLTEAQHELLLGYLALLIKWNQAYNLTAVRDPDEMVSRHLLDSLSVMSFIENGRWLDVGSGGGMPGIPLAILYPDSQVTCLDSNGKKTRFLTQVKLELKLDNLQVIHSRVEAFQPAQPFNGIISRAFSSMENFTNWTRHLGDADTRWLAMKGVHPADELVALPADFKLDSEHALAVPGCQGQRHLLILRRTA comes from the coding sequence TTGAGTTCTAAGGTCACTTCGCAACACGCCGAAGAGTTATCCACAGGAGCCCGCGAGCTCGGTGTCAATCTCACTGAAGCCCAGCACGAATTGCTGCTGGGTTACCTGGCCCTGTTGATCAAATGGAACCAGGCCTACAACCTGACTGCTGTGCGTGATCCGGACGAAATGGTTTCGCGGCACTTGCTCGACAGTCTGAGCGTGATGTCGTTCATCGAAAACGGCCGCTGGCTCGACGTCGGCAGCGGCGGCGGTATGCCGGGGATCCCGTTGGCGATCCTGTACCCGGACTCGCAAGTGACCTGTCTGGACAGCAACGGCAAGAAAACCCGCTTCCTGACCCAGGTCAAACTCGAACTCAAACTGGATAACCTGCAAGTTATCCACAGTCGCGTCGAAGCTTTCCAGCCTGCACAGCCGTTCAACGGGATCATTTCCCGGGCGTTCAGCAGCATGGAGAACTTCACCAACTGGACTCGCCATCTCGGCGATGCCGATACGCGCTGGCTGGCAATGAAGGGCGTTCATCCGGCCGATGAGCTGGTAGCATTGCCGGCAGACTTCAAACTCGATAGCGAACACGCCCTGGCCGTACCCGGTTGCCAAGGCCAACGCCATCTGCTGATACTGCGCCGCACGGCATGA